The Henckelia pumila isolate YLH828 chromosome 2, ASM3356847v2, whole genome shotgun sequence genome includes a window with the following:
- the LOC140879193 gene encoding uncharacterized protein: MSGYQKIKRKLRIESLIQSQAGDIGNYFTPSIAESKNVAENLMNEEECIELNDEEEVLESVNMDEMGNNEGVLENSNIEESNFSEKNDEKVQHEILSQLTFFDDPGKWDSIDQKMIDFLVERGPKRDARTLFPKDSTNRHFNVLHYKRILPNGEENDRRCLQKNQTIDAKAQVHLNKEKEHWKLVLHRIISIVQTLAKNNLAFRGSCEKLYVENNGLFLLMVEMIAEFDPIMKEHLRRIKDHETYTTYLGKKIQNELIQMLADEVRKKLLEKVKKAKYFSIILDCTPYISHKEQMSLAIRCLDESGNSTKVKEYWIEFIEVDDTTGLGLFMHLKDSLINLGLDIDDIRVQGYDN, encoded by the exons ATGTCGGgataccaaaaaataaaaagaaagttGAGGATAGAATCGTTAATTCAAAGTCAAGCTGGAGATATCGGTAATTATTTCACTCCCAGTATTGCAGAGAGTAAAAATGTGGCtgaaaatttgatgaatgaagAAGAATGTATTGAATTAAATGATGAGGAGGAAGTGCTCGAATCTGTCAATATGGATGAAATGGGCAACAATGAGGGGGTTCTTGAAAATTCCAATATAGAAGAATCCAATTTTTCTgagaaaaatgatgagaaagtTCAACATGAAATTTTAAGTCAACTGACTTTTTTTGATGATCCAGGAAAGTGGGATAGTATTGATCAAAAAATGATAGACTTTTTGGTAGAGAGGGGTCCAAAGAGAGATGCTCGTACTTTGTTTCCAAAAGATAGTACTaatagacattttaatgtattGCATTATAAAAGAATTTTGCCAAACGGGGAGGAAAATGATAGAAGATG TTTACAAAAGAATCAAACAATTGATGCAAAAGCACAGGTACATTTgaacaaagaaaaagaacacTGGAAACTTGTGTTGCACAGGATAATTTCCATAGTGCAAACATTGGCGAAAAATAACTTGGCATTTCGAGGAAGTTGTGAGAAACTTTATGTTGAAAATAATGGCCTCTTTTTGCTGATGGTTGAAATGATTGCTGAGTTTGATCCGATAATGAAAGAGCATCTCCGGCGTATCAAAGACCATGAAACCTATACTACATATCTTGGTaaaaaaattcagaatgaaTTGATACAAATGCTGGCAGATGAAGTAAGAAAGAAATTACTTGAAAAGGTCAAAAAGGCAAAATACTTTTCAATCATCTTAGATTGTACTCCATATATTAGTCATAAGGAGCAAATGTCTCTTGCCATACGATGTTTGGATGAGTCGGGAAATTCAACAAAAGTGAAAGAATATTGGATAGAATTTATAGAGGTGGATGACACGACTGGGCTTGGGCTTTTTATGCATCTTAAGGATTCTTTGATCAATCTTGGGCTTGATATTGATGATATACGAGTTCAAGGGTACGACAATTGA
- the LOC140879194 gene encoding uncharacterized protein — protein MANCCPQAMSFFGVIQRIYTLFSLSTKRWRIFKDHVKGLTVKPLSQTRWESHVESVKPIKEQISKIRDVLLDLTKETKDPKTKSEAESLALYELERESGFDKAIVEAKEMASVMGIEAVFREKRVVRRKKQFDESSSTEVALSAEESFRVNYFIFIVDQTRSSIKSRFEQFKKYEEIFGFLFKVERLQLSDDESLLTSCKNLESSLKHNGCSDVNGVDLFLELTFLKCSLPEESKSVIDILDYLKRMDGCFPNAHVAYKILLTKPVTVASAERSFSKLKLIKTFLRSTMSQERLNGLAMLSIEKEVIEQLDYTDLINIFATKTVRRVVLK, from the exons ATGGCGAACTGTTGTCCTCAAGCTATGTCATTTTTCGGAGTGATACAACGCATTTATACATTATTCTCCTTATCTACCAAGCGATGGAGAATTTTTAAAGATCATGTAAAGGGTTTGACAGTTAAGCCATTATCACAAACACGTTGGGAAAGTCATGTAGAGAGCGTGAAACCTATAAAAGAACAAATTTCTAAAATTAGAGATGTTTTGCTTGATTTGACAAAAGAAACTAAAGATCCAAAAACAAAGAGTGAAGCAGAGTCCTTGGCATTATATGAACTTGAGAG AGAATCTGGTTTTGATAAGGCAATTGTTGAAGCTAAAGAAATGGCAAGTGTAATGGGTATTGAAGCTGTATTTCGAGAAAAACGAGTTGTCcgtagaaaaaaacaatttgatGAAAGTAGTAGTACTGAAGTAGCACTGTCAGCAGAGGAGTCGTTCAGAGTTAACTACTTTATCTTTATAGTTGATCAAACTCGTTCGTCTATTAAGTCTCGATTTGAACAGTttaaaaaatatgaagaaatattTGGTTTTCTATTCAAGGTAGAGAGACTACAACTTTCGGATGATGAAAGCTTGTTGACGTCTTGCAAAAATCTTGAAAGTTCTCTTAAACATAATGGTTGTTCTGATGTTAATGGAGTTGATTTGTTTTTGGAGTTAACATTTTTGAAGTGTTCTTTGCCAGAAGAATCAAAATCAGTCATTGATATATTAGATTATTTGAAAAGGATGGATGGTTGTTTTCCTAACGCTCATGTTGCTTACAAAATCCTGTTAACTAAACCAGTTACAGTGGCAAGCGCAGAAAGAAGTTTTTCAAAGTTGAAGCTCATCAAAACATTTCTGCGATCTACTATGTCACAAGAAAGATTGAATGGGTTGGCTATGTTATCAATTGAAAAAGAAGTTATTGAACAACTTGATTATACTgatttgattaatatttttgccACCAAAACTGTAAGGCGAGTTGTGTTAAAGTGA